A part of Pararoseomonas sp. SCSIO 73927 genomic DNA contains:
- a CDS encoding formyltransferase family protein yields the protein MVLLGLSNPYRRAVGGVLGQGWRHLRRSGPRLLAYLVVNMALPRFATALARGAGSLAARARARGIPVAAVEDVNGPAFHAALRAARPDLILTFHFDGILSADTIALAPGGGINVHPSLLPRHRGPIPTFWAEMEAEPAHGVTIHRLVPRIDAGAVLAQREVALPAGITASEAARRLHRAAVPLAGEVLAALAAGTAAETPAGAPLPYRPFPDRAALRTARQRGVRLLDLSDIRAALRIRA from the coding sequence GTGGTCCTGCTCGGCCTTTCCAACCCTTATCGGCGCGCGGTCGGCGGCGTGCTGGGCCAGGGCTGGCGGCATCTCCGGCGCTCCGGGCCGCGGCTGCTCGCCTATCTCGTGGTGAACATGGCCCTGCCGCGCTTCGCCACCGCGCTGGCGCGGGGCGCAGGGTCCCTTGCGGCGCGGGCGCGGGCGCGGGGCATCCCCGTGGCCGCCGTGGAGGACGTGAACGGCCCCGCCTTCCACGCCGCGCTGCGCGCCGCCCGGCCGGACCTGATCCTGACCTTCCACTTCGACGGCATCCTCTCCGCCGACACCATCGCCCTGGCCCCGGGGGGCGGGATCAACGTCCATCCCTCCCTGCTGCCCCGGCACCGCGGCCCGATCCCGACCTTCTGGGCGGAAATGGAGGCTGAGCCGGCCCACGGCGTCACGATCCACCGCCTCGTGCCGCGGATCGATGCCGGGGCGGTCCTGGCGCAGCGCGAGGTCGCCCTGCCGGCCGGCATCACCGCCTCCGAGGCCGCGCGGCGGCTGCACCGGGCGGCGGTGCCCCTGGCCGGTGAGGTGCTCGCCGCCCTCGCGGCCGGCACGGCAGCGGAAACGCCCGCCGGGGCGCCCCTGCCCTACCGGCCCTTCCCGGATCGCGCGGCCCTGCGCACCGCGCGGCAGCGCGGGGTGCGCCTGCTGGACCTGTCCGACATCCGCGCGGCCCTGCGGATCAGGGCCTGA
- a CDS encoding aminotransferase class I/II-fold pyridoxal phosphate-dependent enzyme: MNQGLGLSATARLALLNRLSKRRARQEESGAGDGRSFSDVPGLRDFELLKTAMEALDLPNPFFRPHQGVAGATTTIGNEEYLNFSSYNYLGLNDDPRVKAAAHAAIERHGVSASASRVVSGERPLHAELEGALAAHYGAEDAITLVSGHATNVTVIGHLMGPRDVILHDAMIHNSCVEGARLSGARRIAFAHNDAAAAERELAAARRGAGRALILVEGHYSMDGDVPDLARFIEIARRHDAWLMVDEAHSMGVLGATGHGIAELQGVDPAGVDIWMGTLSKTLCSCGGYVAARRQLINWLRHTAPGFVYSVGLAPVLAASALQSLSILHEEPWRVAKLNANAARFRDGLRARGLDAGASAGHAIVPLMTGSSVRAGRLSAELFERGVNVQPITFPAVPERAARLRFFLTAAHTEAQIDRTLDIVAETAAGVAPAEVAG; encoded by the coding sequence TTGAACCAGGGTCTCGGCCTCTCCGCCACCGCGCGCCTGGCGCTGCTGAACCGCCTGTCCAAGCGCCGTGCGCGGCAGGAGGAGAGCGGCGCCGGCGACGGCCGCTCCTTCAGCGACGTGCCGGGGCTGCGCGACTTCGAGCTGCTGAAGACGGCGATGGAGGCGCTCGACCTTCCCAACCCCTTCTTCCGCCCGCACCAGGGCGTGGCCGGCGCCACCACGACGATCGGGAACGAGGAGTACCTGAACTTCTCCTCCTACAACTATCTCGGGCTGAACGACGATCCGCGCGTGAAGGCCGCGGCCCACGCCGCGATCGAGCGCCACGGCGTCTCCGCCTCCGCTTCCCGCGTCGTCTCGGGGGAGCGGCCGCTGCACGCAGAGCTGGAGGGCGCGCTGGCCGCGCATTACGGGGCGGAGGACGCAATCACCCTCGTCTCCGGCCACGCCACGAACGTGACGGTGATCGGCCACCTGATGGGCCCGCGCGACGTGATCCTGCACGACGCGATGATCCACAATTCCTGCGTGGAGGGCGCCCGCCTCTCCGGCGCCCGCCGCATCGCCTTCGCGCATAACGACGCGGCGGCGGCGGAGCGGGAGCTGGCCGCCGCGCGCCGCGGCGCCGGCCGGGCCCTGATCCTCGTCGAGGGCCACTACTCCATGGACGGGGACGTGCCCGACCTCGCCCGCTTCATCGAGATCGCCCGCCGTCACGACGCCTGGCTGATGGTGGACGAGGCGCACTCCATGGGCGTGCTCGGCGCCACCGGCCACGGCATCGCGGAGCTGCAGGGCGTGGACCCGGCGGGCGTGGACATCTGGATGGGCACGCTCTCCAAGACGCTCTGCTCCTGCGGCGGCTACGTCGCGGCGCGGCGGCAGCTGATCAACTGGCTGCGGCACACGGCGCCGGGCTTCGTCTACTCCGTCGGCCTCGCGCCGGTCCTCGCGGCCTCCGCCCTGCAATCCCTCAGCATCCTGCACGAGGAGCCCTGGCGGGTCGCGAAGCTCAACGCCAACGCCGCCCGCTTCCGGGACGGGTTGCGGGCGCGCGGGCTGGATGCCGGGGCCTCCGCCGGGCACGCCATCGTGCCGCTGATGACCGGCTCCTCCGTCCGCGCCGGCCGCCTCTCCGCCGAGCTGTTCGAGCGCGGGGTGAACGTGCAGCCCATCACCTTCCCCGCCGTGCCGGAGCGCGCCGCGCGGCTGCGCTTCTTCCTCACCGCCGCGCACACCGAGGCGCAGATCGACCGCACCCTCGACATCGTGGCGGAGACGGCAGCGGGCGTCGCACCGGCCGAGGTGGCGGGCTGA
- a CDS encoding glycosyltransferase family 1 protein, protein MPHTVLDISRLLACSGKVAPSGIDRVEMAYARRWAAMPEGSCTFVAQALAGDYVALPWRAVVGYVGMLARAWGNSDPGGRDAARARRLAASLRWRVMGGLGQRQLNRRLKEPDPKVFLLVSHRALERDRPIRQMRQAGCAFVPLIHDLIPATHPEYARPGQAERHLRRIATTAALADAIIVNSADTEAALRPHLGVRDIPPPVMVAPLGIEPPAAPVPALPAEPYFVVLGTIEPRKNHLLLLHLWRDLARRMGQRTPHLLVVGRRGWENENVVDILERCDALRGTVREVGQVPDREVWEILRGARALLFPSFAEGYGLPLAEALALGVPAICSDLPALREVGGAVPDYLDPLDGIAWRAAILDYMRTDSPAREAQLARLAGWQAPRWDEHFARVDEVLVRLARRSERTRFLRATLPSWLRPRALRGRIGEGGAALNRTSTTGRS, encoded by the coding sequence GTGCCGCACACCGTGCTCGACATCTCCCGCCTGCTCGCCTGCAGCGGAAAGGTCGCGCCCTCCGGGATCGACCGGGTGGAGATGGCCTATGCCCGCCGCTGGGCGGCCATGCCGGAGGGCAGTTGCACCTTCGTCGCCCAGGCCCTGGCAGGGGACTACGTGGCCCTGCCCTGGCGCGCCGTGGTGGGCTATGTCGGCATGCTCGCCCGGGCCTGGGGGAACAGCGATCCGGGCGGGCGTGACGCTGCCCGCGCCCGCCGCCTCGCCGCCAGCCTCCGCTGGCGGGTCATGGGCGGGCTCGGCCAGCGCCAGCTGAACCGGCGCCTGAAGGAGCCGGACCCGAAGGTCTTTCTCCTCGTCTCCCACCGCGCCCTGGAGCGGGACCGCCCGATCCGGCAGATGCGCCAGGCCGGCTGCGCCTTCGTGCCCCTGATCCATGACCTGATCCCGGCCACCCACCCGGAATACGCCCGGCCCGGCCAGGCAGAACGCCACCTGCGGCGGATCGCCACCACCGCGGCGCTCGCGGACGCGATCATCGTCAACTCGGCCGACACCGAGGCGGCGCTGCGCCCGCACCTCGGCGTGCGGGACATCCCGCCGCCCGTCATGGTCGCCCCGCTGGGGATCGAGCCGCCGGCAGCGCCCGTCCCCGCCCTGCCGGCGGAGCCCTACTTCGTCGTGCTAGGCACCATCGAGCCGCGGAAGAACCACCTCCTCCTGCTCCACCTCTGGCGCGACCTGGCCCGGCGCATGGGCCAGCGCACGCCCCACCTCCTCGTCGTCGGCCGCCGCGGCTGGGAGAACGAGAACGTGGTGGACATCCTGGAGCGCTGCGACGCGCTCCGCGGCACGGTGCGGGAGGTCGGGCAGGTGCCGGACCGCGAGGTGTGGGAGATCTTGCGCGGCGCCCGCGCCCTCCTCTTCCCCTCCTTTGCGGAGGGCTACGGCCTGCCGCTCGCCGAGGCGCTGGCCCTCGGCGTGCCCGCCATCTGCTCCGACCTGCCGGCCCTGCGGGAGGTCGGCGGCGCGGTGCCGGACTACCTGGACCCGCTGGACGGCATCGCCTGGCGCGCCGCCATCCTCGACTACATGAGGACCGACAGCCCGGCCCGGGAGGCGCAGCTCGCCCGCCTCGCCGGCTGGCAGGCGCCGCGCTGGGACGAGCACTTCGCCCGGGTGGACGAGGTGCTGGTCCGGTTGGCCCGCCGCTCCGAGCGCACGCGGTTCCTGCGCGCCACCCTGCCATCCTGGCTGCGCCCCCGTGCCCTGCGCGGCCGCATCGGGGAGGGCGGGGCCGCCCTGAACCGCACCAGCACCACGGGCCGCTCGTGA
- a CDS encoding type I polyketide synthase — translation MRARPARAEPIAVVGAACRFPGGPDLDSFWTLLAEGRDAVSTLPGDRFSQDWFHHPNRSEPGRSYTFAAGHLGDIAGFDAAHFGLSPREVSEADPQQRVLLEVVSEALEDAGWPAASVAGREIGVFVGGSSTDYAELRLSDPASLDRYFMTGNTLSILGNRITNVFDLRGGAQTVDTACSSSLVALSHAVDAIRAGRVEAALVGGVQLLLSPYPFTGFSRASMLSPTGRCHVFSADADGYVRGEGAGAVVLKPLAAALADGDSIRGVILAAGVNSVGRSIGLSLPDPQAQAALIRRVLDEAGLAPSRVAYFEAHGTGTQAGDPVEATAIGSVLSAGPESGRAAPLPVGSVKSNIGHLETASGMAGLIKALLMLERREIPPNLHLGAPNPRIDFEALNIRVPLAREALPGRAPVIGVNSFGFGGTNASLFLAAPPAVAARPAVPRDAPETSPEAALPPLVISARSSEALPLAARSWSAALRARPEDAPAMLRGLARHRDLHPHRLVMRGDAASLAAQLDSYAEGEPAGVQGVGPTVAGSAGGPAFAFSGNGSQFPGMAREAMARSRPFREAVEAADAELAPRLGWSVAGALADGITAEALAATEVAQPALFAVQHGLVTALAGEGITPALVLGHSVGEVAAALAAGILDLPGAARLIVARSAAQARTRGKGRMAALNTCEEEALPLLAECGPGLEIAARNAPRALTIAGPAEAVARLVAAAKRDRHTVIPLDLDYAFHSAAMDEVEGVLRESLAGLRPAAPRLPFLSTVTGGLLEEPAEAAYWWRNLRAPVRFADAAAEAGRRGARPVIEIGPHPILQSYLREALRAAKAEAPVLATLSKRDAPGDPIPGIADRAIAVGADPRGAPAFAGPALRRGLPRTPYLRRRHWYPDTPEAYRLHDPVLDHPLLGFRRESDPAEGFAHWTRNVDSALLPWLADHRLGEEAVMPAAGMAEMALAAAALRFPEAEALELSAFQILRPLPVPAGDREGGSQEVRFRLADDGTFRLESRRRMSGEAWSLHARGLLRPATAEALPELPPAPEGGRGVSEPALHAVAARCGLDYGPAFRPVQHVAIDPAGRSAEVALDLPATAPGDEGFLLHPVRLDGAMQGLIGLLTDRGGAERPAMERPAMERLGEIPGDALVPVRFERLVLRRGAAPATRAALALTHAGSRAAEARLVLGDAAGRAVALAEGVWFQRARLGRTEAAEASAFRLEDQPALDPFLPAPDSGRALDLALAAAGARDESLDLSEYALLLEGYVAAAMARGFAAGGDGPIQPATPYAVSMLRALEEDGLAAPEGAGWRLLPAEDLPSPEDIWRSVLIERPALAQDLALIAQATERLPEALAGHLPPDSARLRIPEESGAFDRLGQVLADAAAAVAAAWPADRPLRVLDLGPAALTRHLSAGLARSGRRVLHVLAGETRPAPPAQPMAEVVTVDWNPTGSAPPPVVADLVVGLHPGARGGVATGILPGLAAALAEGGTLLAVEPVPGRLVDFVRGQDPQSWSLPTPPGAAAWRDALEAEGWTAPRAEPLRCTPWAALLVAAQRPAPSPAVPAAAPGRRFVLLADAGAAPLGEALAVALSKSGVLVESHRLEDASALPPRALRGATVVAVANPAGPAEVAPLATSLAGITKIAAAASGTCAGFTLVAQGGAMTAAAEAVRALGRVLANEMPELSPRRVLVDGALAPAAAARRLVPELLQPGAEPEVLLGLSSRRVPRVAQETLFHGAAHGQQRGQQPGPAARLAVRQPSALASLAWEPMEPLPTPGPGEVRLRVEAAGLNFRDLMWAQGLLPEETLKDGFAGAGLGMECAGVVVEAGPGAPFHTGTRVFGFAPRALAGQVLTRADALAPIPEGLTSTAAATIPVAFLTAVYALETCAGIAPGERVLIHGGAGAVGLAALQVAQAAGAQVAMTAGTEAKRAFLRAAGADLVLDSRAAGFDDALRRHWADGVDVVLNSLAGEAMERSIALVKPFGRFIELGKRDYAEDRRIAVRPFRRNVTYFGVDVDQLPKARPAEAARLLESIRGRLASGDFRPLPYARRTAEEAEGAFRLLQASGHIGKIVVLPPREEAARPAAWAPRRGGTVLVTGGTSGFGLECAKWLAAHGAERLALVSRRGPSTPGAAEAVTALAALGARASLHAADVSHRMSLHALLAELRAEGPITGVVHAATVLDDGAAGSMDAARFAALLGPKLVAAENLDRLTAEDPLDLFLLFSSATTAFGNPGQANYVAANAGLEALARRRRARGRPALAVGWGPIADAGILARDAETARTLARRLGVEPMAARDALEALPGLIAAGHPVISLARVAWKRAGAALPVLREPAFAALRGRAEETDADIADMRAHLTALPPAEAHALLARIGAEELGRILRLPPESIGADVPVARLGLDSLGGLELRGALEARLGMAVPLAAVTEDLTVAGLAARMVEGLSGGAREAQLNSLLGQFEPGSSTPGPDTLTPEPTPADAATLPEGTLPEGTGAA, via the coding sequence GTGCGCGCGCGGCCGGCCCGCGCGGAGCCGATCGCGGTGGTTGGCGCGGCCTGCCGCTTCCCCGGCGGGCCGGACCTGGATTCGTTCTGGACCCTGCTCGCGGAAGGGCGGGACGCCGTCTCCACCCTGCCGGGGGACCGCTTCAGCCAGGACTGGTTCCACCACCCCAACCGCAGCGAGCCCGGCCGCTCCTACACCTTCGCCGCCGGCCATCTCGGCGACATCGCGGGCTTCGACGCCGCCCATTTCGGCCTTTCCCCGCGCGAGGTGTCGGAGGCGGACCCGCAGCAGCGCGTCCTGCTGGAAGTCGTCTCCGAGGCGCTGGAGGATGCGGGCTGGCCCGCCGCCTCCGTCGCGGGGCGGGAGATCGGCGTCTTCGTCGGCGGCTCCTCCACGGATTACGCAGAGCTCCGCCTCTCGGACCCGGCGAGCCTCGACCGCTACTTCATGACCGGCAACACCCTCTCCATCCTGGGGAACCGGATCACCAACGTCTTCGACCTGCGCGGCGGGGCGCAGACGGTCGACACCGCCTGCTCCTCCTCCCTCGTCGCCCTCTCCCACGCCGTGGACGCGATCCGCGCCGGACGGGTGGAGGCGGCGCTGGTGGGCGGCGTGCAGCTCCTCCTCTCGCCCTATCCCTTCACCGGCTTCTCCCGCGCCTCCATGCTCTCCCCCACGGGGCGCTGCCACGTCTTCTCGGCGGACGCCGACGGCTACGTGCGCGGCGAGGGCGCGGGCGCCGTCGTGCTCAAGCCCCTCGCCGCCGCGCTGGCGGACGGCGATTCCATTCGCGGCGTGATCCTGGCCGCCGGGGTGAACTCGGTCGGCCGCTCCATCGGCCTCTCCCTGCCCGACCCCCAGGCCCAGGCCGCCCTGATCCGCCGGGTCCTGGACGAGGCCGGGCTGGCGCCCTCCCGCGTGGCCTATTTCGAGGCGCACGGCACCGGCACCCAGGCCGGCGACCCGGTGGAGGCCACCGCGATCGGCAGCGTGCTCTCGGCGGGGCCGGAGAGCGGCCGCGCGGCGCCGCTGCCCGTCGGCTCGGTGAAGTCCAACATCGGCCATCTGGAAACCGCCTCCGGCATGGCCGGCCTCATCAAGGCCCTGCTGATGCTGGAGCGGCGGGAGATCCCGCCCAACCTGCATCTCGGCGCCCCGAACCCGCGGATCGACTTCGAGGCGCTGAACATTCGCGTGCCCCTGGCGCGGGAGGCGCTGCCCGGCCGCGCGCCCGTGATCGGGGTGAACTCCTTCGGCTTCGGCGGCACCAACGCCTCCCTCTTCCTCGCCGCGCCGCCGGCCGTGGCCGCAAGGCCCGCCGTGCCTCGGGATGCGCCCGAGACCTCTCCGGAGGCGGCGCTGCCGCCTCTCGTCATCTCCGCCCGCTCCTCCGAGGCGCTGCCCCTGGCGGCGCGCTCCTGGTCCGCCGCCCTGCGCGCCCGGCCGGAGGACGCGCCCGCGATGCTGCGCGGCCTGGCCCGCCACCGCGACCTGCACCCGCACCGCCTCGTCATGCGCGGGGATGCCGCCTCCCTGGCGGCCCAGCTGGACTCCTACGCGGAGGGCGAGCCCGCCGGGGTCCAGGGCGTCGGCCCCACCGTCGCGGGATCGGCCGGCGGCCCGGCCTTCGCCTTCTCCGGCAACGGATCGCAGTTCCCAGGCATGGCGCGGGAGGCGATGGCGAGGTCCCGCCCCTTCCGCGAGGCGGTGGAGGCCGCGGATGCCGAGCTGGCGCCGCGCCTCGGCTGGTCCGTGGCCGGCGCCCTCGCCGACGGCATCACCGCCGAGGCCCTGGCCGCGACGGAGGTCGCCCAGCCCGCCCTCTTCGCCGTGCAGCACGGCCTCGTCACCGCACTCGCCGGGGAGGGGATCACCCCCGCCCTCGTGCTCGGCCACTCGGTCGGCGAGGTGGCCGCGGCGCTGGCCGCCGGCATCCTCGACCTGCCCGGGGCCGCCCGCCTCATCGTCGCCCGCTCGGCCGCCCAGGCGCGCACGCGGGGCAAGGGACGGATGGCCGCCCTCAACACCTGCGAGGAGGAGGCGCTGCCCCTGCTGGCCGAGTGCGGCCCGGGGCTGGAGATCGCCGCCCGCAACGCGCCGCGCGCCCTCACGATCGCCGGCCCGGCGGAGGCGGTGGCCCGCCTCGTTGCCGCCGCGAAGCGGGACCGGCACACGGTCATCCCGCTGGACCTCGATTACGCCTTCCACTCCGCCGCCATGGACGAGGTGGAGGGGGTGCTGCGCGAGTCCCTCGCCGGGCTGCGCCCCGCCGCCCCGCGCCTGCCCTTCCTCTCCACCGTCACCGGCGGGCTCCTGGAGGAGCCGGCGGAGGCCGCCTATTGGTGGCGCAACCTGCGCGCCCCCGTGCGCTTCGCCGACGCCGCGGCCGAGGCCGGGCGGCGCGGCGCGCGGCCGGTGATCGAGATCGGCCCCCACCCCATCCTGCAGTCCTACCTGCGGGAGGCCCTGCGCGCCGCGAAGGCCGAGGCGCCGGTCCTTGCCACCCTCTCCAAGCGCGACGCGCCGGGCGACCCGATCCCCGGCATCGCCGACCGCGCGATCGCCGTGGGCGCCGATCCGCGCGGGGCGCCCGCCTTCGCCGGCCCCGCCCTGCGGCGCGGCCTGCCCCGCACCCCTTACCTCCGCCGGCGGCACTGGTACCCGGATACGCCCGAGGCCTACCGCCTGCACGACCCCGTGCTGGACCACCCGCTGCTGGGCTTCCGGCGCGAGAGCGACCCGGCCGAGGGCTTCGCCCACTGGACGCGGAACGTGGATTCCGCCCTGCTGCCCTGGCTGGCCGACCACCGCCTGGGCGAGGAGGCGGTGATGCCCGCCGCCGGCATGGCGGAGATGGCGCTGGCCGCCGCCGCGCTGCGCTTCCCGGAGGCGGAGGCGCTGGAGCTCTCCGCCTTCCAGATCCTACGCCCCCTGCCCGTCCCGGCCGGGGACAGGGAGGGCGGCAGCCAGGAGGTCCGCTTCCGCCTGGCCGATGACGGCACCTTCCGCCTGGAATCCCGCCGCCGCATGAGCGGCGAGGCCTGGTCCCTGCACGCGCGCGGCCTGCTGCGCCCGGCGACCGCCGAGGCCCTGCCGGAGCTTCCCCCGGCGCCCGAGGGCGGCCGGGGCGTGTCCGAGCCCGCCCTGCACGCCGTGGCCGCCCGCTGCGGCCTGGATTACGGCCCGGCCTTCCGCCCGGTCCAGCACGTCGCGATCGACCCGGCCGGTCGGTCGGCGGAGGTGGCGCTGGACCTGCCGGCGACGGCACCGGGCGACGAGGGCTTCCTCCTCCACCCCGTGCGGCTGGACGGCGCCATGCAGGGCCTGATCGGCCTGCTGACCGACCGTGGCGGCGCGGAGCGCCCCGCCATGGAGCGCCCCGCCATGGAGCGCCTGGGCGAGATCCCGGGCGACGCGCTGGTGCCCGTGCGGTTCGAACGGCTGGTGCTGCGGCGCGGCGCGGCACCCGCCACCCGCGCTGCCCTAGCGCTGACCCATGCCGGCAGCCGCGCGGCGGAGGCCCGGCTCGTCCTTGGCGACGCCGCGGGCCGCGCCGTGGCGCTGGCCGAGGGCGTCTGGTTCCAGCGCGCCCGGCTCGGGCGCACGGAGGCGGCGGAGGCCTCCGCCTTCCGGCTGGAGGACCAGCCCGCCCTGGACCCTTTCCTGCCCGCCCCGGATTCCGGGCGCGCGCTGGACCTCGCCCTGGCCGCCGCCGGGGCGCGGGACGAATCGCTGGACCTTTCCGAGTACGCGCTGCTGCTGGAGGGCTACGTCGCCGCCGCGATGGCCCGCGGCTTCGCGGCCGGCGGGGACGGCCCCATCCAGCCCGCCACCCCCTACGCCGTCTCCATGCTGCGCGCGCTGGAGGAGGACGGCCTTGCCGCCCCCGAGGGCGCGGGCTGGCGCCTGCTGCCCGCCGAGGACCTGCCCTCGCCGGAGGACATCTGGCGCTCCGTCCTCATCGAGCGGCCCGCCCTGGCGCAGGACCTCGCCCTGATCGCCCAGGCGACGGAGCGGCTGCCGGAGGCCCTGGCGGGCCACCTGCCGCCCGATTCCGCCCGCCTCCGGATTCCCGAGGAATCGGGCGCCTTCGACCGTCTGGGTCAGGTGCTGGCCGATGCCGCCGCGGCGGTGGCGGCCGCCTGGCCGGCCGACCGGCCGCTCCGCGTGCTCGACCTCGGCCCCGCCGCCCTCACCCGGCACCTCTCGGCCGGCCTCGCCCGCTCCGGCCGCCGGGTCCTCCACGTCCTGGCCGGCGAGACGCGCCCCGCGCCCCCCGCCCAGCCCATGGCGGAGGTGGTGACGGTGGATTGGAACCCCACCGGCAGCGCCCCGCCGCCCGTGGTCGCGGACCTCGTCGTCGGGCTGCACCCCGGCGCGCGCGGGGGGGTCGCCACCGGCATCCTGCCCGGCCTTGCCGCCGCCCTGGCGGAGGGCGGGACCCTGCTGGCGGTGGAGCCGGTGCCGGGCCGCCTGGTGGATTTCGTGCGCGGGCAGGACCCGCAGAGCTGGTCCCTGCCCACTCCTCCCGGCGCCGCGGCCTGGCGCGACGCCCTGGAGGCGGAGGGCTGGACGGCGCCGCGGGCCGAGCCGCTCCGCTGCACGCCCTGGGCCGCTCTTCTCGTCGCCGCCCAGCGCCCGGCCCCGTCCCCCGCGGTTCCCGCCGCTGCGCCGGGGCGGCGCTTCGTCCTCCTCGCCGATGCGGGCGCGGCTCCTCTGGGCGAGGCGCTGGCCGTCGCCCTCTCGAAGTCCGGCGTCCTGGTGGAGTCCCACCGGCTGGAGGACGCCTCCGCCCTGCCGCCCCGCGCGCTGCGGGGCGCGACGGTGGTGGCGGTTGCCAACCCGGCCGGCCCGGCGGAGGTGGCGCCGCTCGCCACCAGCCTCGCCGGCATCACCAAGATTGCCGCCGCCGCGTCGGGGACCTGCGCGGGCTTCACCCTTGTCGCCCAGGGCGGCGCGATGACGGCGGCGGCCGAGGCCGTGCGCGCCCTCGGCCGGGTGCTGGCGAACGAGATGCCGGAGCTGTCGCCGCGGCGGGTCCTGGTGGACGGCGCCCTCGCCCCCGCTGCGGCCGCCCGCCGGCTGGTGCCGGAGCTGCTGCAGCCCGGGGCGGAGCCGGAGGTTCTGCTGGGCCTTTCCAGCCGCCGCGTGCCCCGCGTCGCGCAGGAGACCCTGTTCCACGGGGCGGCGCACGGACAGCAGCGGGGCCAGCAGCCCGGCCCGGCCGCGCGGCTGGCGGTACGCCAGCCCAGCGCCCTCGCCTCCCTCGCCTGGGAGCCGATGGAGCCGCTGCCCACTCCGGGGCCCGGCGAGGTGCGGCTGCGCGTGGAGGCCGCGGGGCTGAACTTCCGCGACCTGATGTGGGCGCAAGGGCTGCTGCCTGAGGAGACGCTGAAGGACGGCTTCGCGGGCGCGGGCCTGGGCATGGAGTGCGCCGGCGTGGTGGTGGAGGCCGGGCCCGGCGCGCCCTTCCACACCGGCACGCGCGTCTTCGGCTTCGCCCCGCGCGCGCTTGCGGGCCAAGTGCTCACCCGGGCAGATGCCCTGGCGCCGATCCCGGAGGGGCTGACCTCCACCGCAGCCGCCACCATCCCCGTCGCCTTCCTCACGGCCGTCTACGCGCTGGAGACCTGCGCGGGAATCGCGCCCGGGGAGCGCGTGCTGATCCATGGCGGCGCCGGCGCGGTGGGGCTGGCCGCCCTGCAGGTGGCCCAGGCCGCGGGCGCGCAGGTGGCGATGACGGCGGGCACGGAGGCCAAGCGCGCCTTCCTGCGCGCCGCCGGCGCCGACCTCGTGCTGGACAGCCGCGCGGCCGGCTTCGACGACGCGCTCCGCCGGCACTGGGCGGACGGGGTGGACGTGGTGCTGAACTCGCTCGCCGGGGAGGCAATGGAGCGCTCCATCGCCCTGGTGAAGCCCTTCGGCCGCTTCATCGAGCTCGGAAAGCGCGACTACGCGGAGGACCGGCGCATCGCCGTGCGCCCCTTCCGCCGCAACGTCACCTATTTCGGCGTGGACGTGGACCAGCTGCCGAAGGCCCGCCCGGCCGAGGCGGCGCGGCTGCTGGAATCCATCCGCGGCCGCCTCGCCTCCGGCGACTTCCGCCCCCTGCCCTATGCCCGCCGCACGGCGGAGGAGGCGGAGGGCGCCTTCCGGCTGCTGCAGGCCAGCGGCCACATCGGCAAGATCGTCGTCCTGCCCCCGCGCGAGGAGGCGGCGCGCCCCGCCGCCTGGGCGCCCCGCCGCGGCGGGACGGTCCTCGTCACCGGCGGCACCTCCGGCTTCGGGCTGGAATGCGCCAAGTGGCTCGCCGCCCACGGCGCGGAACGCCTCGCCCTCGTCTCCCGCCGCGGCCCGTCCACGCCGGGCGCGGCGGAGGCCGTGACGGCGCTGGCGGCCCTCGGGGCGCGCGCCAGCCTGCACGCGGCGGACGTCTCGCACCGCATGTCCCTCCACGCACTGCTGGCGGAACTGCGGGCGGAGGGGCCGATCACCGGCGTGGTCCACGCCGCCACCGTGCTCGACGACGGCGCGGCGGGCAGCATGGACGCCGCCCGCTTCGCCGCCCTTCTCGGCCCGAAGCTCGTCGCGGCGGAGAACCTGGACCGGCTGACGGCCGAGGACCCGCTGGACCTGTTCCTCCTCTTCTCCTCGGCCACCACGGCCTTCGGGAACCCAGGCCAGGCGAACTACGTGGCCGCCAATGCCGGGCTGGAGGCCCTGGCCCGCCGCCGCCGCGCGCGCGGCCGCCCGGCGCTCGCCGTTGGGTGGGGCCCCATCGCCGATGCCGGCATCCTGGCGCGCGACGCGGAGACGGCCCGCACCCTCGCCCGCCGCCTGGGCGTGGAGCCCATGGCGGCGCGGGACGCGCTGGAGGCGCTGCCCGGCCTCATCGCCGCCGGCCACCCCGTGATTTCCCTCGCCCGCGTGGCCTGGAAGCGCGCGGGCGCGGCCCTGCCCGTGCTGCGGGAACCGGCCTTCGCCGCGCTGCGCGGCCGGGCGGAGGAGACGGACGCCGACATCGCGGACATGCGCGCTCACCTGACCGCCCTGCCCCCCGCCGAGGCCCATGCCCTGCTGGCGCGGATCGGAGCGGAGGAGCTGGGCCGAATCCTGCGCCTGCCGCCGGAGAGCATCGGGGCCGACGTGCCGGTGGCGCGGCTGGGGCTGGACAGCCTCGGCGGGCTGGAGCTGCGCGGGGCGCTGGAGGCGCGGCTCGGCATGGCCGTGCCCCTCGCCGCCGTAACGGAGGACCTGACCGTGGCGGGCCTTGCCGCGCGCATGGTGGAAGGGCTCTCCGGCGGCGCGCGGGAGGCGCAGCTGAACTCGCTGCTCGGGCAGTTCGAGCCTGGCTCGTCCACGCCCGGCCCGGACACGCTGACGCCGGAGCCGACGCCGGCCGACGCGGCGACCCTACCGGAAGGGACCCTACCGGAAGGAACTGGCGCCGCCTAA